In Brassica rapa cultivar Chiifu-401-42 chromosome A06, CAAS_Brap_v3.01, whole genome shotgun sequence, a single window of DNA contains:
- the LOC103872868 gene encoding RING-H2 finger protein ATL80 — protein sequence MARILFRLLGESNTPSPVTDTSTVSLNSDLVVILAALICALICVLGLIAVSRCVWLRRLAAGTRTSSGSQDGSGQSPPQQAAAANKGLKKKVLQSLPKLTFSPESPSSEKFAECAICLTEFSAGDELRVMPQCGHGFHLSCIDTWLGSHSSCPSCRQILVVARCHKCGGLPGSSSSGSEPEPEPEIVIRIKQGEDDPSSYLP from the coding sequence ATGGCGCGAATTCTCTTCCGTCTTCTCGGAGAATCCAACACTCCGTCGCCTGTCACGGATACCTCCACCGTCTCTTTGAACTCCGATCTCGTCGTCATCCTCGCCGCTCTCATCTGCGCCTTGATCTGCGTCCTCGGTCTAATCGCCGTTTCTCGATGCGTATGGCTCCGTCGTCTCGCCGCCGGTACCAGAACCTCCTCCGGATCCCAAGACGGTTCCGGCCAGTCTCCTCCGCAGCAGGCAGCGGCGGCGAACAAAGGACTGAAGAAGAAAGTGCTCCAGTCTCTCCCGAAGCTGACTTTCTCGCCGGAGTCGCCTTCGTCGGAGAAATTCGCCGAGTGCGCGATCTGTCTGACGGAGTTCTCCGCCGGCGACGAGCTCCGTGTGATGCCGCAGTGTGGTCACGGGTTCCACCTGTCTTGCATTGACACGTGGCTCGGGTCTCACTCGTCTTGCCCTTCTTGTCGTCAGATCTTGGTTGTTGCCAGGTGTCATAAGTGTGGCGGGTTGCCCGGTAGCTCCAGCTCCGGGTCTGAACCCGAGCCCGAACCTGAAATCGTAATCCGAATTAAGCAAGGCGAAGATGATCCTAGTTCCTACTTGCCCTGA